A window of the Thalassoglobus sp. JC818 genome harbors these coding sequences:
- a CDS encoding tetratricopeptide repeat protein: MSQPLFSGDLSSTDSSPCLQGERVTFTGTLASMTHSEAAGLVEQNGGTAVEHVSRQLTMIVIGEEGWPLDDNGQPSVKLQQVDRLLEAGAEIQVINESQWLTLLGLNDYREEVHRLYTPAMLSSILGISVHVIRRWERIGMIHPVRRVHRLPYFDFREVSSARRLSELLDSGIQRQELEDGLKKLPSVQRGDERPLEQLEILAHSLGVLVRDAHGLVLPESGQRVFDFDRPAPETPDLTTFDEPESILFSDVVKDEATSSVDLTTKRDWLVEGCRLYDAGRVKDALEAFRLAAMASPSSSDVHFQIGECLYRLGSVEGALERYYTAVEHDDEFLEAWTQIGCLHRELNDLQAAKTAFLVALTILPEYPDAHYHLAETLFELDDVSSAREHWSEYLKHDQRGPWADVARQRLELFDIDSMPTT; this comes from the coding sequence ATGTCTCAGCCTCTCTTCTCCGGTGATCTCTCGTCCACCGACAGTTCTCCCTGTCTGCAGGGGGAACGTGTGACGTTTACCGGAACTTTGGCTTCGATGACGCATTCCGAAGCTGCCGGCCTTGTTGAGCAAAATGGGGGAACAGCGGTCGAGCACGTCAGTCGTCAATTGACGATGATTGTGATTGGCGAAGAAGGTTGGCCACTCGATGACAACGGGCAACCCTCGGTCAAGCTGCAACAAGTCGATCGCTTGCTGGAAGCTGGGGCAGAGATTCAAGTGATCAATGAATCCCAGTGGCTCACACTACTCGGGTTGAACGATTACCGCGAAGAAGTTCATCGCCTCTACACTCCGGCGATGCTTTCGTCCATTCTGGGGATTTCTGTCCACGTGATCCGACGTTGGGAGCGAATCGGCATGATTCACCCCGTCCGCAGGGTGCATCGGCTGCCGTATTTCGATTTTCGCGAAGTGAGTAGTGCACGCAGGCTGAGTGAATTGCTCGATTCCGGGATTCAGCGACAGGAGTTGGAAGACGGGCTGAAAAAACTTCCGTCGGTTCAGCGAGGGGATGAACGTCCGCTGGAACAGCTGGAAATTCTCGCTCACAGCCTCGGAGTGCTGGTTCGCGATGCGCACGGTTTGGTCCTTCCCGAATCGGGTCAGCGAGTTTTCGATTTCGACCGTCCCGCTCCGGAAACACCCGATCTGACGACGTTCGACGAACCGGAGTCGATTCTGTTTTCCGATGTCGTCAAAGATGAAGCGACATCTTCCGTCGACTTGACCACAAAGCGGGATTGGCTGGTGGAAGGCTGTCGGCTTTACGATGCTGGTCGCGTGAAAGATGCTCTTGAAGCCTTTCGTCTGGCAGCGATGGCGTCTCCTTCAAGCTCGGATGTGCACTTCCAGATTGGAGAGTGTCTCTATCGTCTTGGAAGCGTCGAAGGCGCGTTGGAGCGATATTACACCGCCGTTGAGCACGACGATGAGTTTCTGGAAGCCTGGACGCAGATCGGATGTCTGCATCGCGAGTTGAATGATCTGCAGGCCGCGAAAACTGCTTTTCTGGTCGCGCTGACGATTCTTCCGGAATATCCCGACGCGCATTATCATCTCGCTGAAACGCTTTTCGAATTGGACGATGTCAGCTCGGCACGAGAGCATTGGTCCGAATATCTCAAGCACGATCAGCGAGGCCCGTGGGCAGATGTTGCCCGCCAGCGGCTCGAATTGTTTGACATTGATTCGATGCCAACGACATAG
- a CDS encoding amidohydrolase family protein: MQIIARDYRTAAPIEITINGEIIEKITAIDSTQALPFVAPGLFDLQINGYGGIWFSDENLTVEQVLKTLEQHFQHGITHLFPTLITNSQEALEHGFSVVRKACEQEQWADKMVLGCHLEGPYISSEDGPRGAHPIDHVRKCSWEEVDALQRASGDRIRLVTLAPESEGAAEFIRQTVNSNITISIGHTAATADQIAAAVEAGATLSTHLGNGAHGTLRRHPNYIWDQLGEKRLSASIISDGHHLPASVVRSIFYAKGLEKTILTCDASGLAGCPPGEYDYHGGRFEVLAEGPIVIAGQRQLLAGSGVQTDVCVAKMIEMTGCTLEQAWTMATTNPARVNGVKCASLTVGAQADLTLFDHSPETHELKINSTIAQGKRVFDSESAKN, encoded by the coding sequence ATGCAAATCATCGCTAGAGACTACCGTACCGCAGCGCCGATCGAAATCACGATCAACGGCGAAATCATTGAGAAGATCACGGCGATCGACTCGACACAAGCGCTTCCGTTCGTCGCCCCCGGCCTGTTCGACCTTCAAATCAACGGTTACGGCGGAATCTGGTTCAGCGACGAAAACCTGACGGTCGAGCAAGTTCTGAAGACACTCGAGCAACACTTTCAACATGGGATTACCCACCTTTTCCCCACGTTGATCACGAACTCACAAGAAGCGCTAGAACACGGGTTTTCCGTCGTTCGCAAAGCCTGCGAACAGGAACAGTGGGCCGACAAAATGGTTCTGGGATGCCACCTGGAAGGCCCCTACATTTCCAGCGAAGATGGCCCGAGAGGCGCTCACCCCATCGACCATGTTCGAAAGTGCAGCTGGGAAGAAGTCGATGCCCTTCAGCGAGCGTCCGGCGACCGCATTCGACTTGTCACTCTCGCTCCCGAATCGGAAGGCGCGGCCGAATTTATCAGACAGACAGTGAACTCGAACATTACCATTTCAATCGGACACACTGCAGCAACAGCCGACCAGATTGCCGCAGCAGTGGAAGCTGGAGCAACACTCAGCACGCATCTCGGAAACGGAGCACACGGCACACTCCGCCGCCACCCGAATTACATCTGGGATCAACTCGGCGAAAAACGTCTATCTGCCAGCATCATTTCCGACGGACATCATCTGCCTGCTTCAGTTGTCCGGTCGATCTTCTACGCAAAGGGATTAGAGAAAACGATTCTCACTTGCGACGCGTCCGGTTTGGCGGGATGCCCTCCCGGAGAGTACGACTACCACGGCGGTCGATTTGAAGTCCTCGCCGAAGGTCCAATTGTCATCGCTGGCCAGCGACAACTTCTCGCAGGTTCAGGCGTTCAGACAGATGTCTGCGTCGCAAAAATGATTGAGATGACAGGCTGCACGCTTGAGCAAGCATGGACGATGGCAACGACCAACCCGGCTCGAGTCAACGGCGTAAAATGCGCTTCCCTCACAGTGGGAGCACAAGCAGATTTGACCCTATTCGATCACTCTCCCGAGACGCACGAGTTGAAAATCAACTCAACCATCGCGCAAGGCAAGAGAGTCTTCGACTCTGAAAGCGCAAAGAATTGA
- a CDS encoding DUF1559 domain-containing protein has protein sequence MADSKRVSIASRSERSWAGFTLVEFLVTIGIIMVLITMLVPAINRARQAARATECKNNLRQIALALHGYSDAHETLPPGYVDSPGAVQSSIESGWGWFAMLLPHLDQQPLYEKIDFHDGLRKTLGESEQSDRLTNNLSNQSAVATELPCVRCSSDFSPTLIARIEPGVGVTNYATTSYAAMTGPEWMELPCHIPAISNEEGEDDSEMRGCELPGGAFFLNSRTRFIDLTDGISTTLLIGEVSGRLDHVEDAPVLQSGLSQGGSHWARVSDPVLQQHVLTSTHERINRPSTGTYSPGLSSGHPGGVHCVFADGSVRFLSEEIDSNPVAPFGVLQHLSTIDGQETIPRF, from the coding sequence GTGGCAGATTCGAAGCGAGTGTCGATTGCGTCACGGAGTGAGCGTTCATGGGCTGGTTTCACGCTTGTGGAGTTTCTGGTGACGATTGGAATCATCATGGTTCTGATTACCATGCTGGTGCCAGCGATCAACCGGGCTCGGCAGGCAGCTCGAGCGACGGAGTGTAAGAATAATCTTCGGCAGATCGCCCTCGCGCTGCACGGGTACAGCGACGCTCACGAAACTTTGCCGCCCGGTTACGTTGATAGTCCGGGGGCAGTGCAGTCTTCAATCGAAAGCGGTTGGGGCTGGTTCGCGATGTTGTTGCCTCACCTGGATCAACAACCCCTCTATGAGAAGATCGACTTCCATGATGGCTTGCGTAAGACACTGGGAGAGTCTGAACAATCCGATCGACTCACCAATAACCTCAGCAATCAGAGCGCTGTGGCGACTGAACTGCCATGTGTACGTTGTTCGTCGGATTTCTCACCGACATTGATTGCACGGATTGAGCCCGGAGTCGGAGTGACGAATTATGCAACGACGAGCTATGCAGCCATGACTGGTCCGGAGTGGATGGAGTTGCCGTGTCATATACCAGCTATCTCGAACGAGGAAGGTGAGGACGATTCGGAGATGAGGGGGTGTGAGTTGCCGGGAGGGGCGTTCTTCTTGAATAGCCGCACTCGCTTTATCGATCTGACGGACGGGATTTCGACAACTCTGCTCATTGGAGAAGTGAGCGGCAGGCTTGACCATGTTGAAGATGCTCCAGTGCTTCAATCGGGATTGTCGCAGGGTGGTTCGCATTGGGCGCGAGTTTCGGACCCGGTTCTTCAGCAGCACGTGTTGACGTCAACGCACGAGAGGATTAATCGTCCATCGACTGGAACCTATTCTCCCGGGTTAAGCAGTGGGCATCCGGGAGGTGTCCATTGTGTGTTCGCTGACGGGTCGGTCAGGTTCTTGTCTGAAGAGATCGATTCCAATCCAGTTGCTCCGTTTGGCGTGTTGCAGCATCTTTCCACCATCGACGGCCAGGAGACGATTCCACGGTTCTAG
- a CDS encoding serine/threonine-protein kinase: protein MANPTDGYPQIILSGTDRDLPEMFQEGYSRYTDERLLFNGRKAYLEAVFDNIVGRMVARKTLRYELRNDEEERRRFLREARVTAQLAHPNTIPVYEIGTTKGDSLFFSMKLLRGEDLYEAIKRLANRDQSAVQAYPMSELVEIFLQVSQALAFAHAHGVIHRDIKPENVWLGQFGEVVLLDWGVAKVWGVEDPPWEPEDFKPHPDSKTHDKEQLRTLTRSGQLPGTPLYMSPEQILGHKGIDERSDVFSMGVMLYELMTLKEPFRGETVRKTFDLIIHDEPVPPRERAPERHISEAFEAIILRAIEKEKKDRYQSVQEMMADVRDARDALL from the coding sequence GTGGCGAACCCAACTGATGGATATCCTCAGATCATTCTCTCCGGGACTGATCGGGATCTGCCTGAAATGTTTCAGGAAGGATATTCCAGGTACACCGATGAGCGACTCTTGTTTAATGGACGCAAAGCCTATCTCGAAGCGGTCTTCGACAACATTGTCGGTCGCATGGTGGCGAGGAAAACGCTTCGGTATGAGCTGAGAAACGACGAGGAAGAGCGGCGTAGATTCTTGAGAGAAGCCCGAGTGACAGCCCAGCTTGCGCACCCAAATACAATCCCTGTGTACGAGATCGGGACAACGAAAGGGGATTCCCTCTTCTTCTCAATGAAGTTGCTGCGTGGGGAAGATCTTTACGAAGCAATTAAGCGACTGGCCAATCGCGATCAGAGTGCCGTTCAAGCGTATCCAATGTCTGAGCTGGTCGAGATCTTCCTGCAGGTGAGTCAGGCGCTTGCGTTTGCTCACGCCCACGGAGTCATCCATCGTGATATTAAGCCGGAGAACGTCTGGCTGGGACAGTTCGGGGAAGTTGTTCTGCTCGATTGGGGCGTCGCGAAAGTCTGGGGAGTTGAAGATCCACCGTGGGAACCGGAAGACTTCAAGCCCCATCCAGATTCCAAGACGCACGATAAAGAGCAACTCAGAACGCTCACCCGGTCCGGGCAGTTGCCAGGGACTCCGTTGTACATGTCACCGGAACAGATTCTGGGGCATAAGGGGATTGATGAGCGATCGGACGTCTTCAGTATGGGCGTGATGCTCTATGAGCTGATGACTCTCAAAGAGCCGTTTCGAGGGGAGACGGTTCGGAAGACCTTCGATCTGATCATTCACGACGAACCTGTTCCGCCTCGCGAACGCGCTCCGGAGAGGCATATCTCGGAAGCATTCGAAGCGATCATTCTGAGAGCGATCGAGAAAGAGAAGAAGGATCGCTATCAGTCCGTGCAAGAGATGATGGCTGACGTCCGCGATGCCAGAGATGCCCTGCTGTAG
- a CDS encoding SDR family oxidoreductase, which yields MADQRVALVTGSATGVGKACVLEFAKRGFHVIVNYSRSEAEAQQTVDEAQACGVEALLIQCDISDDAAVKSMIEQVSERFGRLDVLVNNAGCTHFVEHKDLDGMTEEKWDRILDVNLKGTFFVSRAAAEMLKASGDGAIVNISSVAGISGFGSSIAYCASKGAINTMTKSLAKVLAPEVRVNAVCPGPIDTRWLREWMTEEKIQKFTSEYPIPRCSTPEDVADAVMYLALGTKMTTGQCVVLDGGRTM from the coding sequence ATGGCGGATCAACGTGTTGCACTTGTGACTGGATCAGCGACCGGAGTCGGGAAAGCTTGCGTCCTCGAGTTTGCCAAGCGTGGATTTCACGTCATCGTCAATTACTCACGAAGTGAGGCGGAGGCTCAACAGACGGTTGATGAAGCGCAGGCTTGCGGAGTCGAGGCACTTCTTATTCAGTGCGATATCAGCGACGATGCTGCCGTGAAGTCGATGATCGAACAGGTTTCCGAGCGTTTCGGAAGGCTCGATGTTCTCGTTAACAATGCTGGTTGTACTCACTTCGTCGAACACAAAGATCTCGACGGAATGACCGAAGAGAAGTGGGATCGGATTCTGGATGTCAATCTGAAAGGAACCTTCTTTGTGTCGCGGGCTGCAGCGGAAATGCTGAAGGCATCAGGGGATGGGGCGATTGTGAATATCAGCTCCGTAGCGGGGATCAGCGGCTTCGGGTCATCAATCGCCTATTGTGCCAGCAAGGGGGCGATCAACACGATGACCAAATCTCTGGCGAAAGTCCTGGCTCCGGAAGTGCGCGTGAATGCTGTTTGTCCCGGGCCGATTGACACGCGATGGCTGCGAGAATGGATGACTGAGGAGAAGATCCAGAAGTTCACTTCAGAATATCCGATCCCTCGATGTTCAACTCCCGAAGATGTCGCAGATGCGGTGATGTATCTGGCGTTGGGGACAAAGATGACGACTGGCCAGTGCGTCGTCCTCGACGGCGGGCGGACGATGTGA
- the xylA gene encoding xylose isomerase yields the protein MAEFFPEIPKIQYEGPESKNPLAYKHYNPDEIIEGQSMKDLFRFSVCYWHTFRGTGSDPFGAGTLQRPWDDGSDSIENALKRVDVAFEFITKLDVPFYCWHDRDVAPEGSSLKESHANFDKIAAKLKEKQDETGVKLLWGTANLFSHPRYMHGAATSCNADVFAYAASQVKKAIEVTYELGGENYVFWGGREGYMNLYNTDMNRELDHLAKFMHMAHDHAKSIGFDGQFLFEPKPKEPTKHQYDFDAAACLNFIGRNGLDGIVKLNIETNHATLAGHSMMHELEYARIHDALGSIDANTGDMLLGWDTDQFPTDIYLTTQMMLVILKQKGLGTGGTNFDAKVRRESFEPIDLFHAHIGGMDAFARGAKVAAAIRKDGLLDEFVKQRYSSFDSGVGSKIEDGSATFADLESYMLEKGEADANTSGRQEYLENLVNQYL from the coding sequence ATGGCCGAGTTTTTTCCAGAAATCCCCAAAATCCAGTACGAAGGCCCGGAAAGCAAAAATCCACTCGCTTACAAGCACTACAACCCAGACGAAATCATCGAAGGTCAGTCGATGAAAGACCTGTTCCGCTTCAGTGTGTGCTACTGGCACACATTCCGCGGAACCGGCAGCGATCCGTTCGGAGCGGGGACTTTGCAGCGACCTTGGGATGACGGAAGCGACTCAATCGAAAACGCACTGAAACGCGTTGACGTTGCCTTCGAATTCATCACAAAGCTCGATGTCCCATTTTATTGCTGGCACGATCGCGACGTCGCTCCTGAAGGCAGCTCTCTGAAAGAAAGCCACGCGAACTTTGACAAGATCGCAGCCAAGCTGAAGGAAAAGCAGGACGAAACCGGAGTGAAACTGCTCTGGGGAACCGCGAACCTGTTCAGCCATCCGCGATACATGCACGGTGCAGCTACCAGCTGCAATGCAGACGTCTTTGCTTACGCAGCGTCACAAGTCAAAAAGGCGATTGAAGTCACTTACGAACTGGGTGGCGAGAACTATGTCTTCTGGGGCGGCCGAGAAGGGTACATGAACTTGTACAATACCGATATGAATCGGGAACTCGACCATCTCGCCAAATTCATGCACATGGCGCACGACCACGCCAAGTCGATTGGTTTCGACGGACAGTTCCTCTTCGAGCCAAAGCCGAAAGAACCGACCAAGCATCAATACGATTTCGATGCAGCTGCCTGTCTGAACTTCATTGGACGCAACGGTCTGGACGGAATTGTGAAGCTCAACATCGAAACCAACCATGCGACACTCGCAGGCCATTCGATGATGCACGAGCTGGAATACGCTCGCATCCACGATGCCCTCGGTTCAATCGATGCTAACACCGGAGACATGCTGCTCGGATGGGACACCGACCAATTCCCAACTGACATTTACCTGACGACACAAATGATGCTCGTCATCCTGAAGCAGAAAGGTCTCGGCACCGGGGGAACCAACTTCGACGCGAAAGTTCGTCGTGAAAGCTTCGAACCGATCGACCTGTTCCATGCACACATCGGAGGCATGGACGCATTCGCTCGCGGAGCCAAAGTTGCCGCAGCCATCCGCAAAGACGGACTTCTCGACGAGTTCGTCAAACAGCGATACTCAAGTTTCGATTCCGGAGTTGGTTCTAAAATCGAAGACGGTTCAGCGACATTCGCAGACCTTGAATCGTACATGCTCGAAAAAGGTGAAGCGGACGCCAACACATCAGGCCGCCAGGAATACCTTGAGAATCTGGTCAACCAGTACCTGTAA
- a CDS encoding class I SAM-dependent methyltransferase — MVQLTELAHSLLRDVVRTGDLAIDATAGNGHDTLFLSELVGSIGRVIACDVQQEALDSTHKLLQQHDKENVDLVLESHATLLPRIAEEAAQIASAVMFNLGYLPGGDKTRTTTADSSSVAIRAATLLLKPNGVLTVTAYVGHPGGLDEAIRVEELIQTRCESDEFESLYEPLIDSSSNAPRLYAIKRRR; from the coding sequence ATGGTACAACTGACCGAACTTGCTCACTCGCTCCTTCGAGATGTCGTTCGAACTGGTGATCTGGCCATTGATGCCACTGCCGGGAACGGCCACGACACACTTTTTCTCAGCGAGCTTGTCGGTTCGATCGGCCGGGTGATTGCGTGCGACGTCCAACAAGAAGCGCTGGACTCCACTCACAAATTACTTCAGCAACACGACAAAGAGAACGTCGATCTCGTCCTCGAAAGCCATGCGACGTTGCTACCTCGCATTGCTGAAGAGGCTGCGCAGATCGCATCCGCCGTCATGTTTAACCTTGGGTACTTGCCGGGCGGAGACAAAACCCGAACAACAACAGCGGACTCGTCGAGTGTCGCAATTCGGGCAGCGACTCTGCTCTTAAAACCGAATGGAGTCCTGACTGTGACTGCTTATGTCGGACACCCCGGAGGACTCGACGAAGCGATTCGTGTTGAAGAACTCATTCAGACACGCTGTGAGTCGGACGAATTCGAATCACTTTACGAACCGCTAATCGACTCGAGCAGTAATGCACCGCGATTGTATGCGATCAAGCGGCGGCGCTAA
- a CDS encoding glutamine synthetase beta-grasp domain-containing protein, with the protein MSSTKAKLEYIWLDGYKPTQSLRAKTKIVKDFSGKLEDCPMWSFDGSSTMQAEGGSSDCLLKPVAIYKDPARKNGWLVMTEVMNPDGTPHESNGRATIQDDDDDFWFGFEQEYTIWDISINRPIGFPAEGYPGPQGPYYCSVGATNAIGRDLVEEHLDECLEAGLNVEGINAEVMMGQWEFQCFSKGAQSAGDEIWIARYLLERCGERYGYKINWHCKPMKGDWNGSGMHANFSNSILRNAGDKAVYEKICEAFAPTVNDHIAVYGADNDQRLTGFHETQRIDEFSYGVSDRGASIRIPIATVESGWKGWLEDRRPASNADPYKVAAVIIKTVKEACKNL; encoded by the coding sequence ATGAGCAGCACTAAGGCAAAACTCGAGTACATCTGGCTGGACGGATACAAACCGACTCAAAGCCTTCGCGCCAAAACCAAGATCGTCAAAGACTTTAGCGGCAAACTCGAAGACTGCCCAATGTGGAGCTTCGACGGCTCCTCAACGATGCAGGCCGAAGGTGGATCATCCGACTGCTTGCTCAAACCTGTCGCAATTTACAAAGACCCTGCCCGAAAAAACGGCTGGTTGGTCATGACAGAAGTCATGAACCCCGATGGAACTCCACACGAGTCGAATGGCCGTGCGACCATCCAGGATGACGACGACGACTTCTGGTTCGGCTTCGAACAGGAATACACGATCTGGGACATCAGTATTAACCGGCCAATCGGCTTCCCAGCTGAAGGTTACCCAGGTCCTCAAGGTCCTTACTATTGCTCAGTCGGTGCAACCAACGCCATCGGACGTGACCTTGTCGAAGAACACCTCGACGAGTGCCTCGAAGCTGGCCTCAATGTCGAAGGCATCAACGCCGAAGTGATGATGGGGCAGTGGGAATTCCAGTGTTTCTCCAAAGGCGCTCAGTCAGCTGGCGACGAAATCTGGATCGCTCGCTACCTGCTCGAACGCTGCGGCGAACGATACGGTTACAAGATCAACTGGCACTGCAAGCCAATGAAAGGAGACTGGAACGGTTCCGGAATGCACGCCAACTTCTCGAACTCCATTCTCCGAAACGCTGGCGACAAAGCAGTCTATGAAAAGATCTGCGAAGCTTTCGCTCCAACCGTCAACGATCACATCGCTGTCTACGGTGCTGATAACGATCAGCGTCTGACCGGTTTCCACGAAACCCAGCGAATCGACGAGTTCAGCTACGGCGTCTCCGATCGTGGAGCTTCGATCCGTATTCCGATCGCAACAGTCGAATCCGGCTGGAAGGGATGGCTCGAAGATCGCCGCCCAGCTTCAAACGCTGACCCATACAAGGTTGCTGCAGTCATCATCAAGACTGTCAAAGAAGCATGCAAAAACCTGTAG
- a CDS encoding FAD-binding oxidoreductase gives MQQVDAIIVGQGLAGTTLAWTLLDAGLDFVVLDRKTRTSASEVAAGLMTPITGRRFAFQPDWDVDWEVASTFYRSIEQRINAERLFHNVRMTRLFRSDEEAGVFHSKAEGRLDESIDCKPAAHDPTLIRDFYGGFEMSGGKLNVSEYLTLSRDWLQNSGRLVSADLDLQAPLTIQQGRVEFPEFELSSRWIIYCTGFVSSPAEFLSSIQFNPAKGEVLDLELTSHNLPEVIHRGIWIASQREDSIRVGATYKWSDLSDVPTREGRQWLLDRLSEFFVPETRVVGHMAAVRPTMHDFQPVVGIHPHLPNVGVLNGLGSKGSLTAPRLAQALVAQMLHQTPVPGKVSLSRWYN, from the coding sequence ATGCAGCAAGTCGACGCAATTATCGTTGGTCAGGGGCTCGCCGGAACGACGCTGGCGTGGACGCTTCTCGATGCTGGCCTGGATTTCGTTGTTCTCGACCGAAAAACCCGGACTTCGGCCTCCGAAGTTGCTGCCGGGCTGATGACTCCCATCACTGGCCGCCGCTTTGCGTTTCAGCCGGATTGGGATGTCGACTGGGAAGTTGCCTCGACGTTTTATCGTTCCATTGAACAACGCATCAATGCAGAGCGACTTTTCCACAATGTTCGAATGACGCGTCTCTTCCGCTCCGATGAGGAAGCAGGCGTTTTCCACTCGAAAGCTGAAGGTCGACTGGACGAGTCCATTGACTGCAAACCCGCCGCTCATGATCCGACTCTAATCCGTGATTTTTACGGCGGATTCGAAATGTCGGGTGGGAAACTGAACGTCTCCGAATACCTCACCCTGTCTCGGGACTGGCTTCAAAATTCCGGCCGTCTGGTTTCAGCTGATCTCGACCTGCAAGCCCCGTTGACAATTCAGCAGGGACGTGTCGAATTTCCGGAGTTCGAATTGTCCTCTCGCTGGATCATTTACTGCACAGGATTTGTCTCATCTCCTGCGGAGTTTCTCTCATCGATTCAATTCAATCCCGCGAAAGGAGAGGTTTTGGACCTCGAACTGACTTCACACAATTTGCCCGAAGTGATTCATCGGGGAATCTGGATCGCCTCACAGCGAGAAGACTCGATTCGCGTCGGCGCAACCTATAAGTGGAGCGACCTGAGCGATGTCCCAACCCGTGAAGGACGGCAATGGTTGCTCGATCGTCTTAGCGAGTTCTTTGTTCCAGAGACGAGAGTCGTCGGGCACATGGCAGCTGTTCGCCCGACCATGCATGACTTTCAACCAGTTGTTGGAATCCATCCGCACTTGCCGAACGTGGGAGTCTTGAACGGGCTGGGATCGAAGGGATCGCTGACTGCTCCTCGGCTTGCGCAAGCGCTCGTCGCACAAATGCTGCATCAAACACCCGTTCCCGGAAAGGTTTCACTCTCGAGATGGTACAACTGA
- a CDS encoding DUF6800 family protein encodes MGRIERSRELARRRARRTKLKALRKRYAEAKSDAEKATIVEKAQRVSPFATFE; translated from the coding sequence ATGGGGCGAATTGAAAGATCACGTGAACTGGCTCGACGTCGAGCACGTCGCACGAAGTTGAAAGCACTGAGAAAACGCTACGCAGAAGCGAAAAGCGATGCGGAGAAAGCAACGATTGTTGAAAAGGCTCAGCGAGTGAGCCCGTTTGCGACCTTCGAGTAG
- a CDS encoding NIPSNAP family protein, with protein MRVVLAALLVCLSLVSAVQAGDGLYELRVYTCEPGKLEALNSRFKNHTMRIFERHGIENVAYWTPVDESDERLIYLLKHKDADAAKASWDGFRNDPEWKEVAAKSREDHGKILAKAPEVTYMTEVDYSPEVVSPGSDRLYELRIYTTLEDRLDALNARFRDHTKKIFARHGLESYGYWTPTDERSQNTLVYVLDYDNAETAKAGWKAFGQDPEWQTARAASEADGKILAERPLSVYMKLTDYSPQSK; from the coding sequence ATGCGAGTGGTTTTGGCTGCGCTCCTGGTGTGTTTGAGTTTGGTCTCGGCGGTTCAAGCCGGTGATGGGCTCTACGAGCTGCGTGTTTACACATGCGAGCCCGGAAAACTGGAAGCACTCAACTCGCGTTTCAAAAACCACACCATGCGAATCTTCGAACGGCATGGGATCGAAAACGTCGCCTACTGGACTCCCGTCGATGAGAGCGACGAACGCTTAATTTATCTGCTCAAGCACAAGGACGCCGATGCTGCGAAGGCGTCCTGGGATGGATTTCGAAACGATCCGGAATGGAAAGAAGTCGCTGCCAAGAGTCGTGAAGACCACGGAAAAATTCTGGCGAAGGCTCCGGAAGTCACCTATATGACTGAGGTCGACTATTCTCCGGAAGTCGTTAGTCCCGGTTCCGATCGGTTATACGAGCTTCGGATTTACACAACTCTCGAAGATCGTCTTGATGCGTTGAATGCTCGGTTTCGAGATCATACGAAAAAGATCTTCGCTCGCCATGGGCTTGAGTCGTACGGCTACTGGACGCCGACCGACGAACGATCTCAGAACACGCTTGTCTACGTTCTGGACTACGACAATGCTGAAACAGCCAAAGCTGGTTGGAAAGCATTCGGTCAGGATCCCGAGTGGCAGACGGCCCGTGCTGCTTCGGAAGCTGACGGAAAAATTCTCGCTGAACGGCCACTCAGCGTTTACATGAAGCTGACCGATTACTCACCGCAGAGCAAATAA